From Bacteroidota bacterium, one genomic window encodes:
- a CDS encoding T9SS type A sorting domain-containing protein, producing the protein MKKIILTIIPLLYYTASAIAQSITPVVVSSADNFVAHPDFSVSSTFGDFMAQTFTRTQTINNNGAEKNETSISVYPNPSSGEFTVYGLQFPVQLSINNVLGERMYQTTVNSKQETVNLSSQPNGVYFLIASSVDNVIAKKIVINK; encoded by the coding sequence ATGAAAAAAATTATCCTAACAATAATCCCTCTTTTGTACTATACAGCAAGTGCAATAGCGCAGAGCATAACGCCAGTTGTTGTTTCATCAGCCGATAACTTTGTAGCGCATCCTGATTTCAGCGTGTCATCAACTTTTGGCGATTTCATGGCGCAAACATTTACGCGCACTCAAACTATAAATAATAATGGTGCGGAAAAGAACGAAACATCAATAAGCGTTTATCCGAATCCATCTTCGGGAGAGTTTACGGTTTACGGTCTCCAGTTTCCAGTTCAGTTATCAATAAATAATGTATTGGGTGAGCGAATGTATCAAACAACTGTAAACAGCAAACAGGAAACTGTAAACCTTTCTTCTCAGCCCAACGGAGTTTATTTCTTGATTGCTTCCAGCGTTGACAATGTGATTGCAAAAAAAATTGTGATTAATAAATAA